In the genome of Pseudomonas protegens, one region contains:
- a CDS encoding ribonuclease T2 family protein codes for MKKFFALMAALVLTLGLVGISDARQPKQQRDSVAGTFDYYLLTLSWSPTFCLMHPENEQCSGKGYGFVLHGLWPQYAKGGWPESCPPLTPLTQQERAKGLTLFPTAKLMNHEWTKHGTCSGLGGMGYLDAADKALGTVKIPEALQPSTTVRYFTAADIARQFRQSNPDLAENGIAVLCSGPELSEVRVCLTRDLGFGPCGKGVKTQCRAGDIRIPPIR; via the coding sequence ATGAAAAAGTTTTTTGCCTTGATGGCGGCCCTGGTGCTGACCCTGGGGCTGGTGGGCATCAGCGACGCACGTCAACCCAAGCAGCAACGGGACTCGGTGGCGGGCACCTTCGACTATTACCTGCTGACGCTGTCCTGGTCGCCGACCTTCTGCCTGATGCACCCGGAAAACGAGCAATGCTCGGGCAAGGGCTACGGTTTTGTCCTCCACGGCCTGTGGCCGCAGTACGCCAAGGGCGGCTGGCCCGAGTCCTGCCCACCCTTGACTCCGCTGACCCAGCAGGAGCGGGCCAAGGGCCTGACCCTGTTTCCCACCGCCAAGCTGATGAACCATGAGTGGACCAAGCACGGCACCTGCAGCGGCCTGGGAGGCATGGGTTACCTGGATGCGGCGGACAAGGCCCTGGGCACGGTCAAGATTCCCGAGGCCCTGCAGCCTTCGACCACGGTGCGTTATTTCACCGCCGCGGACATTGCCCGGCAGTTTCGCCAGAGCAACCCGGACCTCGCGGAAAACGGCATCGCCGTTCTCTGCAGCGGTCCGGAGCTGTCCGAAGTGCGGGTGTGCCTGACCCGGGACCTGGGGTTCGGCCCGTGCGGCAAAGGGGTCAAGACCCAGTGCCGGGCCGGCGACATCCGCATCCCGCCGATCCGCTGA
- a CDS encoding HD domain-containing phosphohydrolase, whose protein sequence is MEEPQSVEPGRRPCLLLVDDEESILNSLRRLLRGQPYDVLLADSGAKALEMLAQRPVDLVMSDARMPNMDGASLLARVRERYPGTRRILLTGYADVNTIIKAVNEGQIHQYLSKPWNDEELLLVLRQGLEQQHAERELKRLQQLVLEQNRQLKAANAGLEQRVASRTAELQQTADMLDLAYEELKRSYVTATEVFSLLANLRLPADKQTNRKIIDLVRACCKKHGLDDSASRDLTMAAALYNIGKLSWSDAMLVAPADLLRHTEQERYRAYPEQSESVLMALEPMQDAARLILHHQERWDGSGFPRHLKGEAIPWGSRLLKLAVDFIELQCGLILERHMNSDEALLFIRKYAGRLYDPNLVESFVQVCAAYLSDVTVDDPSVRVLGTRELQAGMVLRRNLNADNGMLLLNAGKVLSEPLVHKLIAFEAMEGAHYSIFVSVPEPVAALDVGH, encoded by the coding sequence ATGGAAGAGCCGCAGTCCGTCGAACCTGGCCGGCGTCCCTGCCTGTTGCTGGTGGATGACGAAGAATCGATTCTCAATAGCCTGCGGCGCCTGCTGCGCGGCCAACCCTATGACGTGCTGCTGGCCGACAGCGGCGCCAAGGCCCTGGAGATGCTCGCCCAGCGTCCGGTGGACCTGGTGATGAGCGATGCGCGCATGCCCAACATGGACGGTGCCTCCTTGCTGGCCCGGGTGCGCGAGCGCTATCCGGGCACCCGGCGCATTCTGCTGACCGGCTACGCCGACGTGAACACCATCATCAAGGCGGTCAACGAGGGGCAGATCCACCAATACCTGAGCAAACCCTGGAATGACGAAGAACTGCTGCTGGTCCTGCGCCAGGGGCTGGAGCAGCAGCACGCGGAGCGCGAGCTCAAGCGCCTGCAGCAACTGGTGCTGGAGCAGAACCGCCAGCTCAAGGCCGCCAATGCCGGGCTGGAACAGCGGGTGGCGTCGCGCACCGCCGAGCTGCAGCAGACCGCGGACATGCTCGACCTGGCCTATGAGGAACTCAAGCGCAGCTACGTCACCGCCACCGAGGTGTTCTCGTTGCTGGCCAACCTGCGCCTGCCGGCGGACAAGCAGACCAACCGCAAGATCATCGATCTGGTGCGCGCCTGCTGCAAGAAGCATGGCCTGGACGACAGCGCCAGCCGCGACCTGACCATGGCCGCGGCCCTGTACAACATCGGCAAGCTGAGCTGGAGCGATGCCATGCTGGTCGCCCCCGCGGACCTGTTGCGCCACACCGAGCAGGAGCGCTATCGGGCCTACCCCGAGCAGAGCGAGTCGGTGCTGATGGCCCTGGAGCCGATGCAGGACGCGGCACGCCTGATCCTGCATCACCAGGAGCGCTGGGACGGCAGCGGTTTTCCCCGGCACCTCAAGGGCGAGGCGATTCCCTGGGGCTCGCGCCTGCTCAAGCTGGCGGTGGATTTCATCGAGTTGCAGTGCGGGCTGATCCTGGAGCGGCACATGAACAGCGACGAAGCCCTGCTGTTCATTCGCAAGTACGCCGGTCGCCTGTACGACCCCAATCTGGTGGAAAGCTTCGTCCAGGTCTGCGCCGCCTATCTGAGTGACGTGACCGTCGATGATCCGAGCGTCAGGGTCCTGGGCACCCGGGAGTTGCAGGCCGGGATGGTCCTGCGTCGCAACCTCAATGCCGACAACGGCATGTTGCTGCTCAATGCCGGCAAGGTGCTCAGCGAACCGCTGGTGCACAAGCTGATCGCCTTCGAGGCCATGGAGGGCGCGCACTACAGCATCTTTGTCAGCGTGCCCGAGCCGGTCGCGGCACTGGATGTCGGCCACTGA
- a CDS encoding bifunctional diguanylate cyclase/phosphodiesterase, protein MDTGCDPKTTAQHASDPPSARVNRRVLIVDDSPEIHEDFHKILAPRPAPDLGRLEEQLFGPPEARPAQTFSLDSAFQGREALAKVEAALAQGSPYAMAFIDMRMPPGWDGLQTIEQLWLVDPELQIALCTAYSDYSWEALAERLDFGDRLLILKKPFDSLEIRQMASALTWKWQMAQDARHKLDDLQRTIEERVAELLKVSHLLHYDVLTGLPSSTLLGDRLSQAMARARRYEQQLAVLFLGLDRFKRINQALGYPAGDELLKRIAQALQQSMRESDSVFRYGSDEFVVLLHDQQPPPLVRSVAQKLLATVSQVHDIAGHELQVTASLGISLYPEDGQDALSLIKKAEMAMRNSKDQAPGRYGFFTEDMTHRAREQQHLESGIRQALEHREFVLHYQPKIHLASGRVVGAEALIRWFSPQRGWVSPAQFIAVAEDSGLINSISQWVLGEATRQSRAWQQAGLAPMRLSVNLSASDFRQPQLLTQLHSALHDSGLDPTLLELEITEGVLMQNVEATLATLLAIKALGVRLAVDDFGTGYSSLSYLPKFPVDVLKIDQSFIQGLSHDPKDAALVSAIIQLGRSLNLNVIAEGVETAQQLAFLTQQGCEEGQGYYFSKALPPADFARLLQNRAAPGAQVQP, encoded by the coding sequence ATGGATACTGGCTGCGACCCGAAGACAACAGCGCAACACGCCTCGGACCCGCCCTCTGCGCGGGTCAATCGGCGAGTGCTGATCGTTGATGACAGCCCAGAGATCCACGAAGACTTCCACAAGATCCTCGCCCCCCGGCCGGCACCGGACCTGGGCCGGCTTGAAGAGCAGCTGTTCGGTCCACCCGAGGCGCGTCCCGCGCAGACCTTCAGCCTGGATTCGGCGTTCCAGGGCCGCGAAGCCCTGGCCAAGGTCGAGGCTGCCCTGGCCCAGGGCAGCCCCTATGCCATGGCCTTCATCGACATGCGCATGCCGCCGGGCTGGGACGGCCTGCAAACCATCGAACAACTGTGGTTGGTCGACCCCGAGCTGCAGATCGCCCTGTGCACTGCCTACTCCGACTATTCCTGGGAAGCCCTGGCCGAGCGCCTGGACTTCGGCGATCGCCTGCTGATTCTGAAAAAACCCTTCGACAGCCTGGAAATCCGCCAGATGGCCAGCGCCCTGACCTGGAAATGGCAGATGGCCCAGGACGCGCGGCACAAGCTCGACGATCTGCAGCGGACCATCGAGGAGCGGGTCGCCGAACTGCTCAAGGTCTCGCACCTGCTGCACTACGACGTACTCACCGGGCTGCCCTCCAGCACCCTGCTGGGCGATCGCCTGAGCCAGGCCATGGCCCGGGCCCGGCGCTACGAGCAACAGCTGGCGGTGCTGTTCCTGGGCCTGGACCGTTTCAAGCGGATCAACCAGGCCCTGGGCTACCCGGCAGGCGATGAACTGCTCAAGCGCATCGCCCAGGCCCTGCAGCAGAGCATGCGCGAGTCGGACTCGGTCTTTCGCTACGGTTCCGACGAGTTCGTGGTGCTGCTGCATGACCAGCAACCGCCGCCCCTGGTGCGCAGCGTCGCGCAAAAGCTCCTGGCCACGGTCAGCCAGGTGCATGACATCGCCGGGCACGAGCTGCAGGTCACCGCCAGCCTGGGGATCAGTCTGTACCCCGAAGATGGCCAGGATGCCCTGAGCCTGATCAAGAAGGCCGAGATGGCCATGCGTAACAGCAAGGACCAGGCACCGGGCCGCTACGGCTTCTTTACCGAAGACATGACCCACCGCGCCCGGGAACAGCAACACCTGGAGTCGGGCATTCGCCAGGCCCTGGAGCATCGGGAGTTTGTGTTGCACTACCAACCGAAAATCCACCTGGCTTCGGGCCGGGTGGTGGGGGCCGAAGCGCTGATCCGCTGGTTCAGCCCGCAACGAGGCTGGGTCAGCCCGGCCCAGTTCATCGCCGTGGCCGAGGACAGCGGCCTGATCAACTCCATCAGTCAGTGGGTGCTGGGCGAGGCCACCCGCCAGTCCCGCGCCTGGCAACAGGCCGGGCTCGCACCGATGCGCCTGTCGGTCAACCTGTCGGCCAGCGATTTCCGCCAGCCGCAGTTGCTCACGCAGTTGCACAGCGCTCTGCACGACAGCGGCCTGGACCCGACCTTGCTGGAGCTGGAAATCACCGAAGGAGTGCTGATGCAGAACGTCGAGGCGACCCTGGCCACCCTGCTGGCCATCAAGGCCCTGGGAGTACGCCTGGCGGTGGACGATTTCGGCACTGGCTACTCCAGCCTCAGCTACCTGCCTAAATTCCCGGTGGACGTATTGAAAATCGACCAGTCCTTCATCCAGGGCCTGAGCCACGACCCCAAGGACGCCGCCCTGGTCAGCGCCATCATCCAGCTGGGGCGCAGCCTGAACCTGAACGTGATCGCCGAAGGGGTAGAGACGGCGCAGCAACTGGCCTTTCTCACCCAGCAAGGCTGTGAGGAAGGCCAGGGCTACTACTTCAGCAAGGCCCTGCCCCCGGCGGACTTCGCCCGGCTCCTGCAAAACCGCGCCGCACCCGGTGCGCAGGTCCAGCCATGA